One part of the Nitrosophilus kaiyonis genome encodes these proteins:
- a CDS encoding septal ring lytic transglycosylase RlpA family protein, whose protein sequence is MSLSIKKFYFILLITFLFSGCANRYSYTYPSAVYSKPKSSKAVHRATMRPYKVGNRVYYPTVVRVGTIYRGIASWYGPNFHGKRTSNGEYYNMYDFTAAHKTLPMNTMVKVTNLRNGKSVVVRINDRGPFVKNRLIDLSYSAAKKLDIIATGTAPVELQVLGFDKIISTLAKEENVKKEVKLSNFGVQIGSFRRYQGALITKRRYSLVDNRYKAVIKKFIVDDKPLYRVWLMGFNSEEEARDFIARGMFDGAFVVRK, encoded by the coding sequence TTGTCATTATCAATTAAAAAATTTTATTTTATTTTACTAATAACATTTCTTTTTTCTGGCTGTGCAAATAGATATAGTTATACATATCCATCAGCAGTATATTCTAAACCAAAATCTTCTAAAGCAGTTCACAGAGCTACAATGAGACCATACAAAGTTGGAAACAGAGTATATTATCCAACAGTTGTTAGAGTGGGAACAATCTATAGAGGTATTGCAAGTTGGTATGGTCCAAATTTTCATGGGAAAAGAACAAGCAATGGCGAATATTATAATATGTATGATTTTACAGCTGCTCACAAGACTCTTCCTATGAATACCATGGTCAAAGTGACCAATTTGAGAAATGGAAAAAGTGTTGTAGTAAGAATTAATGATAGAGGTCCATTTGTTAAAAATAGACTTATTGATCTTTCCTATAGTGCAGCAAAAAAATTGGATATCATTGCAACGGGAACTGCTCCTGTAGAACTGCAAGTATTGGGCTTTGATAAAATTATATCAACTTTAGCAAAAGAGGAAAATGTAAAAAAAGAGGTAAAATTATCAAATTTTGGTGTACAGATAGGCTCATTTAGAAGGTATCAAGGAGCCTTAATTACAAAAAGAAGATACTCTTTGGTAGATAATAGATATAAAGCTGTGATAAAAAAATTTATTGTTGATGATAAACCTTTATATAGAGTTTGGTTAATGGGATTTAATAGTGAAGAAGAGGCAAGGGATTTCATCGCTAGAGGTATGTTTGATGGTGCATTTGTTGTAAGGAAATGA
- the hisB gene encoding imidazoleglycerol-phosphate dehydratase HisB, whose amino-acid sequence MIEIKRETKETEIFVKLDIEGSGKYDIKTGIGFFDHMLESFSKHSQIDLEVECKGDIHVDFHHSVEDVGIVIGEALYKAIYPLQNRERFGDAIVVMDEAAVESALDLSNRPFLVYDVDIDGKIGEFDAELFEEFFRALVFNAKITAHIVKKRGKNRHHIAEAAFKSFAVALRRALKINEKAHIPSTKGVV is encoded by the coding sequence ATGATAGAGATAAAAAGAGAAACAAAAGAGACAGAAATTTTTGTTAAACTAGATATTGAAGGAAGTGGAAAATATGATATTAAAACTGGCATAGGTTTTTTTGATCATATGTTAGAGAGTTTTTCAAAACATTCACAAATAGATTTAGAAGTTGAATGCAAAGGTGATATTCATGTAGATTTTCATCATAGTGTGGAAGATGTGGGTATTGTTATAGGAGAGGCTTTATATAAAGCTATATATCCTTTGCAAAATAGGGAAAGATTTGGTGACGCAATTGTTGTAATGGATGAAGCAGCAGTAGAGTCTGCTTTAGATTTAAGTAATAGGCCTTTTTTAGTTTATGATGTAGATATAGATGGGAAAATTGGCGAATTTGACGCTGAACTTTTTGAAGAGTTTTTTAGAGCATTGGTATTTAATGCAAAGATAACTGCTCATATTGTTAAAAAAAGAGGGAAAAATAGACATCATATTGCTGAAGCAGCTTTTAAGTCATTTGCTGTTGCATTGAGAAGAGCCTTAAAAATAAATGAGAAAGCTCACATTCCTAGTACAAAGGGTGTTGTTTGA
- a CDS encoding KdsC family phosphatase has protein sequence MIDLIVLDVDGCMTNGKIIYSNSGDEIKSFNIKDGFAIKQWMRFGKKVAIITGRDSMIVEKRAKELGIHYLFQGMNNKVEALEEIKLSSNIDYEKIAAIGDDLNDYRLLKKVGISFCPNDAIEYIRKNVDVVLSRNGGEGAVREMIEYLLKKEGKLDEYYNYWTKGIA, from the coding sequence TTGATAGATTTAATAGTTTTAGATGTTGATGGATGTATGACTAATGGAAAAATAATATATTCAAATAGTGGTGATGAAATAAAAAGCTTTAATATAAAAGATGGCTTTGCAATAAAACAGTGGATGAGATTTGGAAAAAAAGTTGCAATAATTACTGGAAGAGACTCAATGATAGTTGAAAAAAGAGCAAAAGAGTTGGGTATTCATTATCTATTTCAAGGAATGAATAATAAAGTAGAAGCTTTAGAAGAGATAAAATTAAGCTCAAACATAGATTATGAAAAAATAGCTGCAATTGGTGATGATTTGAATGATTATAGACTTTTAAAAAAAGTAGGGATAAGTTTTTGTCCTAATGATGCTATTGAATATATTAGAAAAAATGTGGATGTTGTTTTAAGTAGAAATGGTGGGGAAGGGGCAGTTAGAGAAATGATAGAATATCTATTAAAAAAAGAGGGAAAACTTGATGAATATTATAACTATTGGACAAAAGGTATAGCTTGA